The DNA segment AACCACTAATTGCAGAAATCACAACCTATCCTATATGGTAACTAACTATTGCAGAAATCAAATTAATGCATGAATCCTAAATAGACAGAAACTGTTATAACTGAAACAAATCCTAGATGGAAACTAATTAATGCATGACTCCGAATTAGGACTCAAAACATAATACTAATTAGGAATCTAAACAGCAACAGCTCATTCATGACATTGGCTTCCCCTTCGAAAATGCACATGAAATTCCATGGTCATCCATTGTCGTCATCCTCAGTTTTTGATTGGCGCTCCTTGATTCCTTCCAATTTAAATAGTTTCTTGCATTTATGTCTAGCAGTATATTTTTCATCACAATTATAACAAAACCCTTTTATTTGATGCTTCTCCATCTCTCCGTGACTCAATCTTTTGATAAGAGGTTTAGCCTCTTGAATTGTGACTATTTGACGAAGTTCTGGTTGACTTTCCCTGAGACGGCTAGTTCATCGTTAATAAAACCTTGCAAGGCTCGTTGCTTTTGTTAGATCTGGCGGATTCTGGAGTTCAACCTCAACTGCTATAGAATCCTTCAGTCCACTCAAGAATAACTTAACTTCCTGTCTAGGTAACAACGCATCAGCCTTGGCAGCCAGCTGCTCAAACTGTTTCTGGTATTCTTCCACTGTCCCTCTCTCGCAAATTGCAATGCTCTTTGAAATCGTTCCAAGAAAGATGAGGCTCATCTCTTTTCAATTTGATAAACCATAATTGTGCATCGCCTTCTAAGTGAAACGATGCCAAGCCACTTTCTCTTCTTCCATTCTCGAATATACTCATTCCTAATTTTATCCATCTTTATGTGTATGCTCATCCACCTCAACATCTTCATCTTTGCTAAGTTTATTTTACAAATGCACTTTCTTCTTAATACCCAACACTTTATCGCATATTTCTATCACATAACTGATAACACCCCTATTTCAGTCATCCTACACCTATTTCAACCATCCTAATATAATTCCAAttaacttgttttttttttctttttaccaAATAAGtcattttgtttttcaaaattctACCCAATTCAAATTTGCAAGTTGACTCACCTAATTTGATACTTGTAAGTCTTAAGTTAACTTACAAGTTGAGCTGAATTGGTCCAAGAATCGGAACTTGAGGCATACTTTGCCAAAAAACTGTCTTAACCGGGCAAGTTGAgggatttctttttctttttttaaatccaatagTGAATGCCTAAATactgaaattttaattttatttagaaCAACTATTTAACCAGCACTACTCAATGGAAGCGAGCATTAGATAATAAGAAGATAGAATATAGGTAAAATGTGTGTGGTAGAGATGATGTTTAGATAGATGGTGCTGCATTAGGATGgatagaatgaaaaatatttgtatttgaAAAAGGATAGTTGTGGCACTTATTGAGGATCAAATAAGCGAGTGATTTTAAGGTAGCTGGGACTTGTTCAATGTTGACCTGTGGATGGTTCTATGCATAAATGTGAGGGAATAAGTAACTACGTCTAAGAAGGGAAGGCAAAGATGTTGATTGACTTTGATAATGGTCATTGAAAATGACTTAACAATCACTGGACATCTCAAAAGATCAAATCTCTACAGGACTAATTAGAAAGGTGAAGTCTGTACAGTTGACTCCAACTAGCTGGGATTAAGGCTTGGTGGTGGTGGTTGTTTTACCCTTAATGTGAAACACATTATCAGTTATTCAATTCACAAAATTTCAGCAATTCCATCAATtgattttcagttttatcaaatatCACCTTGATATTTAATATACAGGATTTTATATTGCTTCAATTTTTATCCAGTGCCTGTTTTATTTGTAACTCACTTTTTGTTCCATATCAGCACCAACAAGTTAATTCAGTCCGCTTCTTGCATTGTTTTGGTTGCTGATATTAAAGGATTTTCTAATGAATTGGTCATTGGGCTTTAGCTGAATAATCGGTTTAGGTCTTTGGTTATTATAATAAAACTTTTcttggaccttaactatcagcttgagcttttagttcagttggttccatgacatggtatgtTTGTTGTTTCCAAAAtaagatattattaaaaaatgtgAATACGAAAAAAAAAGCCACTTCCAAGCTTTATTCCCAACTAGTTGGGGTCAGCTATATGCATTCAACTTTTCCTCTTCATTCTGAGATTCTTTGAAAGATCTGATACTCGAAGGTCATTCTTAATAACTTTGGTCAAGTTAATCTCAGTCTTCTTCTAACCTTATAAGTGATATCTGATTCTGTTCTCTCTGATTTACGCATTGCCTCAAAACCTAATATCTCTCGAACATGCTCATTCCTCATCTTATCTATCTGGGTGTGCCTACTCAATGTGATACTGTTTAACTCATGGTTAATTGTTTCGGCGGTTGAAACATTGATTAGAAATTCTCTTGGCAATTTCAAACTTTATATTAAATGCGTATATCTTCTGCTTTTCATTGGAGGACTTTTTTTTCAGTCTATTGCTGCATGTGAAGTGAATCCAATCATTTCTTTTGGTTTCTGTTTTGCCAGCATGACGGTTGAAGAAGTTGGTTGTTCTGATCCAGTGATCGACTCCTTAGCACAATATCTTTCTAGGAGCCCGGCTGAAGTCAAGGTATGCCTTTGAGAGGAGCATGTGCATAAGGGATTATTTAATTTGTTGACCATAATGATCTCTTTATTTAAAATCTCATAAAACCTGGTCATCGTGTAAGCTTTGGTCCAGCTGTGTTCCCATTTGCTTTTTGCTGactttacacagatatgaaacaCCATCAAACATCTTATACAGGCAAGATATGAAGCTCTTACAAAGCAACAAAAGTTATTGGGGGCTTCAAAGAATGgagaaaatgaagaacaaacaATGAATTCTTTTCTTGATAAGGATCTTGAAGCTGCTTTGGATTCTTTTGACAATCTTTTTTGTCGTCGATGTCTTGTAACATCCTTGTACTCCCAACTTTTACGCTGCTTTGTGCTATCTTCTAGGAATGAAATTAGTTCTTATTTCGTCTTGGCAGGTGTTTGATTGCAGATTGCATGGATGCTCCCAGGATCTTGTCTTTCCTGTAAGTTGATTATGTAAGAGTAAAATAAGTTTGAAGATGTTGCATTGCATAAGATTCTGGTGGAAAATCTTATTTGTTCTGTTTATACAACGTACCACTAGGCTGAGAAACAACATTCATGGAGCCTACCAGATGAGCAAAATGTTCCATGCGGTCCACACTGTTATAAATTGGTATATGTTTATTTTACtctatttgttttgtttttattcgACATTTCTTTTTCATGCATTAGGGAAAAAAGTACATAAGTGGATCCACTTCTCATGTCAGGTTTTGAAGTCAGAAAGAGTTGAAACAGCAAATTCTCCTGAAAATGGTGATATTGGAGAAAATTCTGTCCGTCCATATGATGGGATGGTGGGCCATAGTTCTTTGAGAAAGAAATCTTCAGCTCAATCTGGCAGAAGGCGAGGGAAACCCAGCCAAAGTGAAAGTGCTTCATCAAACGCAAAAAATGTTTCAGAGAGCAGTGACTCAGAGATAGGACCTCAGCAGGATGCTACTTCCCCCTCTAAAGTAAAGCTTACTGGAAAAAGTCAAAGGAACAGAAAGCGAGTGGCTGAGCGTGTTCTAAATTGCATGAGGAAAAGGCAAAAGAAAGCAGCAgcttctgattctgattctgttGCTAGTGGGGGCCATCTGGCTAGTGATATGAAACTTAGGTCCACTTCACGCAAAGAAAATGAAGATGCTAGCTCTTCTTCTCATAAGAATCTTAAATCTCTACCCTCTGCAAGATCCAGGAGGAAGGAATCAACTACTCAGGACAGTAACAACTTATTGCAGGGCGAAGTGCAGGATGGTCCTCCAAATGAGATGAGCACCGATCCACCTGCAATTAGCAGTGATGACACATTGAGGAAGGAAGAGTTAATAGATGAAAGTGTATGTAAAAAAGAGTCGCGTGGTAACAAATCATGGAAACCTTTTGAAAAAAGCCTCTACGAGAAAGGTTTGGAGATTTTTGGCAGGAACAGGTCAGTGGATGAATTTTCCTCATGTTTTGTTGCTCTGCAATTTACACTTTTTGCTAATTATTGTGGCATTTGCATGTGGGATGGTTTTCAATGTTTAAATGATGTCTGACATGGTCATCTATATTAAAATGCTTTACTTAATTCGCCTTATTGAAAATTGATGTTTCATCTTTTCTTGTTACACACTAACTACTTTTAGTGAAACTGCAGATATTCACCTCAGAAAAATTACAATTGCAAATTAATTTCTGTCTCAAAACAAGTCACTTTCACAATTTCATTTTCCACCTCAGAAAAATTACAAGTGCAAATTCATTTGTCTTAAAACAAGTCATTTTCACAGTTTCGTTTTCTAGTTTAAAATGCTTTAGATGAAtggattttatatatttaactgtTAATTAATGAATATTGGATCAGGAAATATTTTATAGCTACTCATGGAAACTTAAATTTGTAGAAATCACCAAACCCCTCAAATTGCTTCAATTACCCTTCCATTTTTTCACACCATGACTTTGTAAAATGCTTCACATTtacaatttgttattttttttaatagttctATTTATGCCATTCAATTCCATTGTAAACTTGGGAGTCAATTTGTTTTTTGTGTATAGGAACTGCAAAAATGCTTCCATTGTATGTTCAATGGATGTCAATCAGCTACTTAGAGGTTCTTGATCATTGAATTTATCACTTCAGTCTGCCTGCTAAACTTTAATTTGAACAGAATCATTTAACTATGAATTTTTTTGGGGAATAAGGTCCTAATTTTCTCCTATTGTTTTTAGGGAAGTGCagtttacccctaacgtctgaaatggtgcaattttatcaataactttccaaacaagatcaattttagccctaCCTAAAAACAAACGGGTTTACTGTTATTTGATtcattatttaattgtcacatcgaacctttcaaacatcaattatgtctaaaaaaattattttgttaCTAACATAGTTACAGATAACTTATCAAAATGCCAATATTTAAGTGTCTCATATGTTCACTATGTTAAGTTATAAATAACATGTCAAAATGCACGAACTTCAATTTATagataaacttgtttggaagacCTGATGTGGCAGTCGAATAAATGTCAAATCAGCCCGTTCGTCATATCCGACctttcaaacatcaattatgtctaaaaaaattattttattactaAAATGTTCACTATGTTAAGTTATAAACAACCTGTCAAAATGCacgaaactgcttcaatttatagACGAACTTGTTTGGAAGACCTAGTGTGCAGTCGAATAAATGTCAAATCAGCATGTTCAAATTTTCTGTTGATGCAAAGTTGATCCGAAAAAGTAAGACTGTTATAATACTGACTCCTCTATAAGTGGCTGCAAAGGCAGTTGGTAGCTGTCTTAAACCTTTAGGCATATGTCAATGCTACACTTTCTCATCATTGTTGCATTCATTCTGAGAATCTTTTTTCGCATGcaaaataaacttcattgaATGAAAACAATGTTTTTTTCAATAAACAATATCTAACTGATACTTTTAGCTTGTTGACCCagatattatttttcttttcacattcaACGTTCACCTAGTCAGTGACTGGTCTAGGCTTATTAGATCTTAGCTTTAGGATGATTTTAATCTCCACCctaagattctaataagcctagatctagcGGTGACTGaccaaaattcatttggtcagtcGCTGAACAGGTGAACGTGACTGTTTCTATTGATTAGTTTTCTGACACTGACTTTTTTTTATGATAGTTGTTTCATTGCGAGAAAtcttttaaatggtttaaagaCTTGTTCGGAGGTTTTCCGGTACATGGTTTGCTCTGAGAATCTGGGATGCCAAGTTGGTGATGCTGCAAATCCTCATGGTGAAGGATATTCCAAGTTTGATTTTAATGGAGCAACAGTGagtatttttatttagttctgcACCTTTTATGTATTCTTTTCCTGTAGTAAGAtttacatttttattcttttatttatgtCATACGTTGGGTCTTTGAAATGGATATTAGGGTAATAATGAAGTGAGAAGAAGATCAAGATTTTTACGTAGAAGAGGTAGAGTTCGCCGCTTGAAGTATTCTTGGAAGTCTACTGCTTACCATTCTATCCGGAAACGGATTAGTGAAAGAAAGGATCAGCCATGCCGCCAGTATAACCCGTGCAATTGTGGTACTGCATGTGGAAAGCAGTGTTCATGTCTGCTGAATGGCACATGCTGTGAGAAGTACTGTGGGTGAGCTTTTGTTTCACAACTCAAAATGATATTGGATTTCCCCAAATCCCTTATTTTTCTATCTATAAGGGGAAACTCATTCACAGAATCTGCATTCTTGCTAACTAGATCAGTTTTGGGGTTTATATATTTAGATACCATGGATTCCTGCCCATACATGCATGTACATTCGAAATAGTTCTGATACTGTAGGAATAGTCACCTAATTATTACTTATTTATCCAGATGTCCTAAGAGTTGCAAGAACCGATTTAGGGGCTGCCATTGTGCTAAAAGTCAATGCCGAAGTCGTCAATGTCCATGTTTTGCTGCAGACAGAGAATGTGATCCAGATGTTTGTAGGAATTGTTGGGTCGGGTAAGTTTGTAAATGTTGCTGCATCCAGAGAATGTGATTACTGTTACTATCATCAATTTGCTTACTACTGTATATAGGAGCACTCATCAATGTTATTACTTTTTCCTCACTACCATAATTTCTCTGTGTTATCAGTGATGTGAGCAGTAAAGTCTTGTATTTTCTGCCGATTCTTGACTTTTAGCATGCTCATGTGTAATTTCTAAAGATGGATCCTTCACTTTGTAAAACTTACCTATCATATGCTTGAACAGAAATGAACTTCTACGCTAAAAAGAAATACGATGTGCTTAAGATATATTTATTGATTATTCAGACATTAATTTCTTTCCATgtaccttcttttttttttgttctctcTTGTCACTTTTTTCTTCTGTTCAGCTAATACAATTTATTTAACGCAGTTGTGGTGATGGTTCTCTTGGGATTCCTAACCAACGGGGTGATAATTATGAATGTAGGAATATGAAGCTTCTCCTCAAACAGCAGCAGAGGGTAACTGCGTTTTGTTTCCTGCTATACTTTTTCATCATATACATGTGCATGTGTTTGAAAATTCATAACCTGTGAAGGCCTTATATAATTGGAATTTGGAATAATATTTTAGCAAGGTGAAGTTCTACTTGGATATAGGCTTGTCATTGGGGCGGGGAATCCCCAATACCCATTTTCATAGGTTCAGGAATGGGAAAGAAAATGATCCCCATTGTCGGGGACGGTAATAGCTATCCCCACCCCATAGGGATCCCCAACCCATTAACGTTAGGGTTAATCATGGGGATATCCATGGGTAATACCCATTAACTATGATGCACATAAACTCTTCATGACATGTGTTTCCCCGTTTTCGGCAGATGTGGGAAACGGAAACTCTCGGAAACTAATACAAAACGTTTCCAGGCACGTTTCCGTAATTAACCATAATACGTCTCTCAGTTTTTAAACAGTTTTCCCTGCCTATTTTGATTAAAACTCTGAAAattcaaactttctattttgcaATTCCTGTTCAATCTAAGAGTAGGAAAATTGAAACTTCCTATTTGAGAGAGAATTCCTTCCTTGTATCCGTCGATTTAAAGAACTTACCCATATTTCTTTCCCCGATAATCCTTGTCTCTTGAATCTCGATTGAGCTTGACTTTCTTCATCTTGTTCTTCAATcttgtttttttaatgtattattatatttttaatatttacacgtttccccCAAGTTTCCGTTTCCTATGTTTTTCAGAAATTACGTCCCCAGTATTCGTTTCCATTTCAgtttccgtttccgtgcaacatagcccattaatatataatattaatattatataatatattttctagctTTTACTAATTAATTTCAAGTAAGCATATTAATTACatctttaaatttaaatatcaatatgttttgtacaaatcaaaattataaacttagaataaaaaactataacttTAAATTGAGGTGATTTCCTCTTTAAATTTTATATGAAATGACAGAAAAAGTTTGAatacttataaaaaaatatatatatttcatttttcttgtgAGTTTCTATTATAGTTATTGTCTAAATACCTGTTACCCATTGAGACGGGGATGGATAAAAATTTAACCCCATTTATCTGAACGGGGGCGGGGATGGGGAAGGAATAACTCGCCCCATCCCCAACCCGCCCCATTGACAAGCCTACTTGGATATTAGCCTTTGTGTCAACCAAACAACTAATTGTGTTCAATGTGACTTGACTTCAATGTCCTTACAGAAGCATGAAAATATTTTTGCATATAAAAATGTTATGACGGGGTAGGCCACAGACACTTCCATCCTAGCCATATGATATCTTTAATCTTTAATAAGTTTTTACTGTTTAATTGATAGCCATTTTAAATCTCATCATATCCTTATTTGTAGCCATATTAAATCCATTATAATAAATGTATGTCAAATCCTTCTCTAAATTATGTAGTTGGTATGACGAACACCACCCTAAACTTTAGGATGAGCAAGTTTAAAGATAAAAGAATTTGAAGCTGAGATTAATGATATGTATTGCGTGTTGGGGTTGTACTTTGAATTTTATACTCTTTGTGCGGTCAAATTATAGTGATAATTCATACAACTACTTTTAAAGAAATTGAgctctaatatatatataaatcattaaTGGTATACTAAAATATTTGTAGCATTTTGACGTTTTACATTTTTGCAGTGATAGGATAGGTTTAGATTACAACATTAGTAGCTTAGAAATTTAAGACTAATTAAATtctatcataaaaaaaaagggcggcccggtcgcattacgcgtccccgctgagcgagggtccggggaggggtcccaccacaagggtgtattgggggcaagccttcccttgccaatttaattgacAATAGGCTgcccctaagactcgaacccgtgacctctggtcacacgacaacaacgttctATCATAATtgagtaaaaaataaaattcttatCCTATGCAATTAGAGTACATGCATCATATTGtgatatagatatatattgagtaGAAATAAAATTCTTATCCTATGCAATTAGAGTACATGCATCATATTGtgatatagatatatattgagtaGAAATTAAATTCTTATCCTATGCAATCACGATGCAACGCATGTTAACAAACTATTGATTCAGATAGTTGTGCTTATGATGAGGCAGGCAGGGAGATGCAAGAAGTAACGTTTTCCCAATGCGAGCTTCATTGATATGAATGTGTTTGAGCAGAAGTGTGGAACCATGGATCTTAAAAAATTGCATGCAACTTTAAGGAAACACAAACATTTAGAAATAGATAGAGATTTAGTTACTATTTACAGTTTGGCACTGGAATCAGATGGATTTCGGAATCTAGTGTATTCAAGCAGTAGAACCAAGAATGGAATTGATCAACACCTATGTTGCATGGAATTGGAAActgaaacagaaacagaaacagacactgggaaacgttatttctaaaaaaacatagcTAAGAAACAAAAAAGATACAAAATTGAAATAGAAACGGATGCAAAACGTGGAAACGCTACCAAAGAGGAGTTTCTGTGCTACATAGATCAACCCTAATCCAAAAATTGTGTTTTCTAATGGTTTGAAAGATAAAATGTATATTGAAATTCTTTTAGTAAATACACTTGTACACATTCTGATAAACATGAGTTTTTCGCTTGCAAGTGAAGTCTATTGAAGAAGACTTTGTGAGGTTTTATTTACATGCTACTCTAGTTTTTTGAGAAATTCTGTATAGTTGAGCTCTGTTCTTGTTATGTACAGGTTCTGCTTGGAAGATCTGATGTATCTGGCTGGGGTGCTTTCTTAAAGGTAAAATATTTATGattcttttttgtttgtttgtttttcatcTTTGCTCATGATTATACTTGTCCGCCTACAGAATAGTGTTGGCAAACATGAGTATCTAGGTGAGTATACCGGAGAGTTGATTTCACACAGGGAAGCAGATAAGCGTGGGAAGATATATGACCGTGAAAATTCATCATTTCTCTTCAATCTGAATGATCAGGCATGAATCTTGAACAGATCTTACATGAAAAttcatttttcatctttctttttttcttgctTATGAGAAAGATTTAACTGCGCAGTTCGTTCTTGATGCCTATCGTAAgggagac comes from the Euphorbia lathyris chromosome 5, ddEupLath1.1, whole genome shotgun sequence genome and includes:
- the LOC136229526 gene encoding histone-lysine N-methyltransferase CLF isoform X1, with the translated sequence MASSKASPSASGSRSEVPKDSPITETQERSQTVKEILSVIDSVKKQVVNNRFDSVKKRMEENKQKLVGVTTQFYKMSKERRNNWINISDSNVDLLTKRQNDALSMHRGIDSSNGEKDSQISQEDGHASSAVLLVLGSSIPVKNAVRPIKLPEVKRLPPYTTWIFLDRNQRMTEDQSVVGRRRIYYDQNGGEALICSDSEEEIIDEDEDKKVFGDSEDYILRMTVEEVGCSDPVIDSLAQYLSRSPAEVKARYEALTKQQKLLGASKNGENEEQTMNSFLDKDLEAALDSFDNLFCRRCLVFDCRLHGCSQDLVFPAEKQHSWSLPDEQNVPCGPHCYKLVLKSERVETANSPENGDIGENSVRPYDGMVGHSSLRKKSSAQSGRRRGKPSQSESASSNAKNVSESSDSEIGPQQDATSPSKVKLTGKSQRNRKRVAERVLNCMRKRQKKAAASDSDSVASGGHLASDMKLRSTSRKENEDASSSSHKNLKSLPSARSRRKESTTQDSNNLLQGEVQDGPPNEMSTDPPAISSDDTLRKEELIDESVCKKESRGNKSWKPFEKSLYEKGLEIFGRNSCFIARNLLNGLKTCSEVFRYMVCSENLGCQVGDAANPHGEGYSKFDFNGATGNNEVRRRSRFLRRRGRVRRLKYSWKSTAYHSIRKRISERKDQPCRQYNPCNCGTACGKQCSCLLNGTCCEKYCGCPKSCKNRFRGCHCAKSQCRSRQCPCFAADRECDPDVCRNCWVGCGDGSLGIPNQRGDNYECRNMKLLLKQQQRVLLGRSDVSGWGAFLKNSVGKHEYLGEYTGELISHREADKRGKIYDRENSSFLFNLNDQFVLDAYRKGDKLKFANHSPDPNCYAKVIMVAGDHRVGIFAKERISGGEELFYDYRYEPDRAPAWARKPEASGSKKEDGAHTSGRAKKVA
- the LOC136229526 gene encoding histone-lysine N-methyltransferase CLF isoform X2, producing MEENKQKLVGVTTQFYKMSKERRNNWINISDSNVDLLTKRQNDALSMHRGIDSSNGEKDSQISQEDGHASSAVLLVLGSSIPVKNAVRPIKLPEVKRLPPYTTWIFLDRNQRMTEDQSVVGRRRIYYDQNGGEALICSDSEEEIIDEDEDKKVFGDSEDYILRMTVEEVGCSDPVIDSLAQYLSRSPAEVKARYEALTKQQKLLGASKNGENEEQTMNSFLDKDLEAALDSFDNLFCRRCLVFDCRLHGCSQDLVFPAEKQHSWSLPDEQNVPCGPHCYKLVLKSERVETANSPENGDIGENSVRPYDGMVGHSSLRKKSSAQSGRRRGKPSQSESASSNAKNVSESSDSEIGPQQDATSPSKVKLTGKSQRNRKRVAERVLNCMRKRQKKAAASDSDSVASGGHLASDMKLRSTSRKENEDASSSSHKNLKSLPSARSRRKESTTQDSNNLLQGEVQDGPPNEMSTDPPAISSDDTLRKEELIDESVCKKESRGNKSWKPFEKSLYEKGLEIFGRNSCFIARNLLNGLKTCSEVFRYMVCSENLGCQVGDAANPHGEGYSKFDFNGATGNNEVRRRSRFLRRRGRVRRLKYSWKSTAYHSIRKRISERKDQPCRQYNPCNCGTACGKQCSCLLNGTCCEKYCGCPKSCKNRFRGCHCAKSQCRSRQCPCFAADRECDPDVCRNCWVGCGDGSLGIPNQRGDNYECRNMKLLLKQQQRVLLGRSDVSGWGAFLKNSVGKHEYLGEYTGELISHREADKRGKIYDRENSSFLFNLNDQFVLDAYRKGDKLKFANHSPDPNCYAKVIMVAGDHRVGIFAKERISGGEELFYDYRYEPDRAPAWARKPEASGSKKEDGAHTSGRAKKVA
- the LOC136229526 gene encoding histone-lysine N-methyltransferase CLF isoform X3 → MTVEEVGCSDPVIDSLAQYLSRSPAEVKARYEALTKQQKLLGASKNGENEEQTMNSFLDKDLEAALDSFDNLFCRRCLVFDCRLHGCSQDLVFPAEKQHSWSLPDEQNVPCGPHCYKLVLKSERVETANSPENGDIGENSVRPYDGMVGHSSLRKKSSAQSGRRRGKPSQSESASSNAKNVSESSDSEIGPQQDATSPSKVKLTGKSQRNRKRVAERVLNCMRKRQKKAAASDSDSVASGGHLASDMKLRSTSRKENEDASSSSHKNLKSLPSARSRRKESTTQDSNNLLQGEVQDGPPNEMSTDPPAISSDDTLRKEELIDESVCKKESRGNKSWKPFEKSLYEKGLEIFGRNSCFIARNLLNGLKTCSEVFRYMVCSENLGCQVGDAANPHGEGYSKFDFNGATGNNEVRRRSRFLRRRGRVRRLKYSWKSTAYHSIRKRISERKDQPCRQYNPCNCGTACGKQCSCLLNGTCCEKYCGCPKSCKNRFRGCHCAKSQCRSRQCPCFAADRECDPDVCRNCWVGCGDGSLGIPNQRGDNYECRNMKLLLKQQQRVLLGRSDVSGWGAFLKNSVGKHEYLGEYTGELISHREADKRGKIYDRENSSFLFNLNDQFVLDAYRKGDKLKFANHSPDPNCYAKVIMVAGDHRVGIFAKERISGGEELFYDYRYEPDRAPAWARKPEASGSKKEDGAHTSGRAKKVA